The following proteins come from a genomic window of Nothobranchius furzeri strain GRZ-AD chromosome 1, NfurGRZ-RIMD1, whole genome shotgun sequence:
- the tmem168a gene encoding transmembrane protein 168-A produces MNRQEEEEGLAIKRSKEVDVFTSVCCLGYLSSINLLVGVCVGMYVRWEVAGEQMILVIFLLGLFVLGIASILHYYFAMEKASLSLFHLWFGFLLGLLCFLNSPALGSNVKELVANYLLVASVVMKALWAITERICSYVPYKPTFLTSAEWLELLGFGIASTTMPFQMSVAIICLVVALGALMVDLRMKSLLALPNLISFALITSLVFFQALGIPANYYALGCYLGRLLCEPVLDVYFSGLGPSERWMPMLSLGKVWRRLSLFPLCLMELAFFVLAALKLGHLELWYLVIPGFCLFGLFWAICHIILLITIWGFHTKLTDCQKAWRAHPSSRRSLDQVMASRGIRHFCLISERLVFFSILSTVILGAVSWQPSNGLFLGALLVVLPLESLAHSLFHELGSCLGGTCAGYALVIPTTYSSANGQPSLLPPEHVQELNVRSTAMLNNMQRLFSHHMIQTFGCDYSTSGVTLEIVQNKIRSLLELRTEDGPRHDTYLIFYSGHTHKGSGAWALAGGEMLHLAQLIEMWKEKNAGHGSRLIVVLDTQNSLPWVKEVRRVEGIYMAVQGAELSASNLDPESGNVPLLGDFTSEWVEFNCNPNSDTQWSDKERTGTAMYGVSKRWSDYTLHLPTGSDVAKHWKTHFPKATYPLVYLSNWCCGLNLFWLCSVFLRCFRRCKLAWFPPAVLDTGQGIKLVHS; encoded by the exons ATGAATcgacaggaggaagaggagggtctGGCCATCAAAAGGTCAAAGGAAGTGGACGTGTTCACCTCTGTGTGTTGTCTGGGCTACTTGTCCAGCATCAACCTCCTTGTGGGAGTATGTGTTGGCATGTACGTGCGCTGGGAGGTGGCAGGTGAACAGATGATTCTAGTTATCTTCCTCCTGGGCCTTTTTGTCCTGGGAATTGCAAGTATTCTCCATTACTACTTTGCCATGGAGAAAGCCAGCCTGAGCTTGTTCCATTTGTGGTTTGGCTTTCTTCTCGGACTCCTGTGCTTCCTTAACAGCCCCGCTTTAGGATCAAACGTCAAAGAACTCGTCGCCAACTATCTCCTTGTAGCCAGTGTGGTCATGAAAGCATTGTGGGCAATAACTGAGCGCATATGCAGCTATGTTCCCTACAAACCCACCTTCCTGACATCAGCAGAATGGCTTGAGCTCCTGGGGTTTGGGATTGCCAGCACTACTATGCCTTTTCAGATGTCAGTGGCTATAATTTGCTTGGTAGTGGCACTGGGGGCTCTGATGGTGGACCTGAGGATGAAATCCCTTCTAGCTTTGCCCAACCTGATCAGTTTTGCGTTGATCACTTCCCTTGTGTTTTTCCAGGCGTTAGGCATCCCAGCAAACTATTACGCTTTAGGCTGCTACCTGGGCAGACTTCTTTGTGAGCCTGTCTTGGATGTGTACTTTAGTGGCCTGGGACCAAGTGAGCGCTGGATGCCGATGCTCTCTCTGGGGAAGGTGTGGAGGAGACTGTCGCTGTTTCCTCTCTGCCTAATGGAGCTGGCCTTCTTTGTCCTGGCTGCCTTGAAG CTTGGCCACTTGGAGCTGTGGTATCTCGTCATCCCAGGTTTCTGTCTGTTTGGCCTATTCTGGGCCATCTGCCATATCATTTTGCTGATCACTATTTGGGGCTTTCACACCAAGTTAACTGATTGCCAGAAGGCTTGGCGAGCCCATCCCTCAAGCAGACGGAGTCTGGACCAAGTCATGGCCTCACGAGGCATCCGTCACTTCTGCCTCATCTCGGAACGCCTGGTGTTCTTCAGCATACTGTCAACAGTGATACTCGGGGCTGTGTCCTGGCAG CCCTCCAACGGTCTCTTTCTTGGTGCTCTGCTGGTGGTCCTGCCCTTGGAGTCTCTTGCCCACAGCTTGTTCCATGAGCTGGGCAGCTGCCTGGGGGGAACCTGTGCTGGTTATGCACTCGTCATACCAACCACCTACTCCAG TGCCAATGGACAGCCCAGTCTTTTGCCACCAGAGCATGTGCAGGAGTTGAATGTGCGCTCCACCGCAATGCTGAACAACATGCAGCGCCTCTTCTCCCACCACATGATCCAGACATTTGGCTGTGACTACTCAACCAGCGGCGTCACCCTGGAGATCGTGCAGAACAAGATCCGAAGCTTATTGGAGCTCCGAACAGAAGACGGGCCACGTCATGACACATATTTGATTTTCTACAGTGGACATACACACAAAGGCTCTGGAGCCTGGGCTCTGGCTG GAGGTGAGATGCTCCACCTTGCCCAGTTGATTGAGATGTGGAAGGAGAAGAACGCCGGCCACGGCTCCAGACTCATTGTCGTCCTGGACACACAGAACTCCCTCCCTTGGGTCAAAGAAGTACGACGGGTGGAGGGCATCTACATGGCGGTGCAAGGTGCTGAATTGTCTGCGTCCAATCTCGATCCAGAGTCTGGAAATGTGCCTTTGCTTGGCGACTTCACCTCTGAGTGGGTGGAGTTTAACTGCAACCCAAACAGCGACACCCAGTGGTCTGACAAAGAAAGGACTGGGACGGCCATGTACGGGGTGTCTAAACGCTGGAGCGACTACACCCTACACCTTCCCACAGGAAGTGACGTGGCCAAACACTGGAAGACCCACTTCCCCAAAGCTACATATCCTTTAGTCTACCTTTCCAACTGGTGCTGTGGCCTCAACCTGTTCTGGCTGTGCAGCGTGTTTCTGCGCTGCTTCAGGAGGTGTAAGCTAGCCTGGTTTCCTCCAGCTGTACTGGACACCGGACAGGGCATCAAACTGGTGCACTCATAG